One segment of Cutaneotrichosporon cavernicola HIS019 DNA, chromosome: 4 DNA contains the following:
- a CDS encoding uncharacterized protein (galactosyl transferase GMA12/MNN10 family), producing MRFRSRHLVGLLIGAGVILTIFLTSPFYAEWHGFKAISASRRLLANRAPAAKHPVIIVQHIPKGSLAVASRASHALYAKAWGYRYSGDSHSYVEDGPRGCLNKEHVLRRVLARELSAKQPAEWIVYSDADSIVSDPAVPLHVLLPPPSLNAHFAFGVDPNGINAGVFAIRVSPLALEFVETVLDWSDTNTSPLISDQHWIGLTLRRNETFANAFIEMHRSWMNAYVIDDVGAGTSSPYGDKKESWAPQWQVHLVNHFKRKYSWRPFVERALAVYERGVAAAGGKVGNEGGKVSQAGEGRSQRESRPVGLDMLPQAGWAQETADRWWAGRQTGIVGIHFLDEELMKVVDRHGQSLHSLHTPNHFAYPQSNRTDIAHD from the exons ATGCGCTTCCGCTCGCGCCACCTTGTCGGGCTGCTGATCGGTGCGGgcgtcatcctcaccatcttcctcacctcgcCGTTCTACGCAGAATGGCACGGCTTCAAGGCGATTAGCGCGAGCCGGAGGCTCCTCGCTAACAGAGCACCAGCGGCCAAACACCCTGTTATCATCGTCCAGCATATCCCAAAAGGCTCGCTTGCAgtcgcctcgcgcgccagcCACGCCCTTTACGCCAAGGCGTGGGGATACCGCTACTCTGGGGATTCGCACAGCTACGTAGAGGACGGCCCGCGGGGATGTCTGAACAAGGAGCACGTGCTGCGGCGTGTTCTTGCCCGCGAATTAAGCGCCAAACAGCCGGCGGAATGGATTGT TTACTCGGATGCAGATTCCATCGTCTCGGATCCCGCTGTACCATTacacgtcctcctcccaccaccatccCTCAACGCGCATTTCGCCTTCGGGGTGGACCCCAACGGCATCAACGCGGGTGTGTTTGCCATCCGCGTGTCTCCCCTAGCCCTGGAGTTTGTCGAGACTGTACTCGATTGGTCGGACACCAACACAAGTCCATTGATCTCGGACCAACACTGGATCGGTCTCACCTTGCGGCGCAACGAGACATTTGCCAACGCGTTCATCGAGATGCACCGTTCCTGGATGAACGCGTACGTCATTGACGATGTGGGCGCCGGCACTTCCTCTCCATACGGAGATAAAAAGGAGTCATGGGCGCCGCAGTGGCAGGTGCATCTCGTCAACCACTTCAAGCGCAAGTACTCGTGGCGGCCCTTTGTCGAGCGCGCTCTGGCCGTGTACGAACGCGGTGTGGCTGCGGCTGGAGGCAAGGTGGGCAATGAGGGGGGAAAGGTGTCGCAGGCCGGAGAAGGGAGGAGCCAGAGAGAAAGTCGCCCTGTGGGACTCGATATGCTGCCACAGGCGGGTTGGGCACAGGAGACTGCAGACCGCTGGTGGGCTGGTCGACAGACAGGGATCGTCGGGATACATTTcctcgatgaggagctCATGAAGGTTGTGGATAGGCATG GGCAG TCACTGCACTCGCTCCACACACCCAACCACTTCGCTTACCCCCAATCGAACCGAACAGACATCGCACACGACTAG
- a CDS encoding uncharacterized protein (Major Facilitator Superfamily), with product MSTNVDDLPIPGSLLLVEEGDQEIVLHPTPSNDVNDPLNWSWKRKQLAFWMLMAYTWLWGFGACSVYSVLVPLSEVKGISLAALNAGTGYMFLLLGFGGLVTQPLALTFGKRPMFLVSSIALLGMLVWQVYITNEGTWYANKIIQGFFGAPIEMLVEVGITDLFYAHERGFYMGVYTVCLTASNYLAPVWAGYANDNLGWEWVFWISAMIAGLLVILLFFFMEETNYNRGTSELSEKNDAAAVAVAVANDAESRHSDKDKEGETTVNVTVANDSQRTLVGTEWSYSKKIALYRERYASNKTMLAMAYRPFLYFRYPVVVWSGLLYGSSLVWYNVLNATASMLWTQNYGFTASKVGLSYLAPTLGAILAIGYCGFADHKFLLWQTKRKNGIREPEDRLWLLVLMALLMPTALILWGVGAARHIHWFGLIVGSFLIGFCNPPMGSIPINYTTDSYKDLSGEALLTVMIIRNSLSFGIGYAITPWLNIGLQNTFITAAFACMAVILSFLIMVKWGKTFRKRSRKSYWKYVESSVMPHH from the exons ATGTCCACCAACGTCGACGATCTCCCTATCCCAGgctcgctcctcctcgtcgaggagggcgaccAGGAGATTGTGCTCCATCCCACACCCAGTAATGACGTCAACGACCCCCTCAACTGGAGCTGGAAACGCAAGCAGCTCGCATTCTGGATGCTCATGGCATATACTTGGCTATGGGGCTTCGGCGCATGCTCGGTTTACTCTGTCCTCGTGCCGCTGTCCGAGGTCAAGGGAATCAGTCTGGCCGCCCTCAACGCCGGCACGGGATACATGTTCCTTCTGCTCGGGTTCGGCGGTCTCGTCACCCAgcccctcgccctcactTTCGGCAAGCGGCCGATGTTCCTCGTCTCCTCGatcgccctcctcggcatgcTGGTCTGGCAGGTATACATCACCAACGAGGGGACATGGTACGCCAACAAGATCATCCAGGGGTTCTTTGGTGCCCCGATTGAGATGCTCGTCGAAGTGGGCATTACCGACCTC TTCTACGCACACGAACGTGGCTTCTACATGGGCGTGTACACTGTATGCTTGACGGCGAGTAACTACCTCGCTCCAGTGTGGGCTGGGTACGCCAACGACAACCTCGGGTGGGAATGGGTGTTCTGGATCAGTGCAATGATTGCcggtctcctcgtcatccttctcttcttcttcatgGAGGAAACAAACTACAACCGCGGGACGTCCGAGCTTAGCGAGAAGAACGACGCTgccgctgtcgctgtcgctgtcgcaAACGACGCCGAGTCACGCCACAgtgacaaggacaaggagggcgagacgaCCGTCAACGTCACTGTCGCCAACGACAGCCAGCGCACCCTCGTGGGCACCGAGTGGAGCTATTCCAAGAAAATCGCCCTGTACCGTGAACGCTACGCCAGCAACAAGACCATGCTCGCAATGGCCTACCGGCCCTTCCTGTACTTCCGCTACCCTGTCGTCGTGTGGAGTGGTCTACTCTACGGCTCCTCGCTGGTGTGGTACAATGTCCTCAACGCAACGGCATCCATGCTCTGGACGCAGAACTACGGCTTCACGGCTTCCAAGGTCGGCCTGTCCTACCTCGCTCCGACGCTTGgtgccatcctcgccatcggATACTGCGGATTTGCCGACCACAAGTTCCTTCTTTGGCAGACCAAGCGCAAGAACGGTATCCGCGAGCCCGAGGACCGCCTCTGGCTGCTGGTGCTTATGGCATTACTCATGCCGACCGCCCTTATTTTGTggggcgtcggcgcggcccGCCACATCCACTGGTTCGGATTGATTGTCGGCTCGTTCCTCATCGGTTTCTGCAACCCGCCAATGGGGAGTATTCCCATCAACTACACCACCGACTCGTACAAGGACTTGAGCGGCGAGGCACTGCTCACCGTCATGATTATTCGCAATTCTCTCAGCTTCGGCATCGGGTACGCAATTACGCCATGGCTCAACATTGGCCTGCAGAACACTTTCATCACGGCAGCATTTGCGTGCATGGCCGTCATCCTCAGCTTCCTTATCATGGTCAAGTGGGGCAAGACGTTCCGCAAACGCTCGCGCAAGTCCTACTGGAAGTACGTTGAGTCGAGTGTCATGCCGCATCACTGA